A segment of the bacterium genome:
GAGGCGGTGCCGAGGACGATGTCGGGGTTGCTTTCCTTGATGTACCCCGCCAGCGCGTTGACGAAGCCTAAAGTGCTGTACTTCTCGAGCTTGGGGCTGGAGAGCACGGTGACCTTCTTCACGCCGTAGGGCGCCAGCTCATTGGCCAGGCCTTCGACGCCGTTGC
Coding sequences within it:
- a CDS encoding electron transfer flavoprotein subunit alpha/FixB family protein, with the translated sequence MANVLIFAEHQDGKLKKTSLELASKGAELAAKIGGICEAVLIGNGVEGLANELAPYGVKKVTVLSSPKLEKYSTLGFVNALAGYIKESNPDIVLGTAS